The following coding sequences are from one Patagioenas fasciata isolate bPatFas1 chromosome 23, bPatFas1.hap1, whole genome shotgun sequence window:
- the H6PD gene encoding GDH/6PGL endoplasmic bifunctional protein, translating into MLRRVLCAVLFMGTLPSLAEGSQGHISVVLLGATGDLAKKYLWQGLFQLYMDQVSSGHSFTFHGAALTALEPGQRLMFDVLKNLACPPDEAPNRCAVLKDQFLKLSQYHQLKTAENYTALNREIETLLRQEGLKEAGRIFYFSVPPFAYTEIARHINSSCRPPPGAWLRVVLEKPFGHDLESAQQLAAELTSFFREEEMYRVDHYLGKQAVAHILPFRDQNRQFLDPIWNRQHVERVEIVLKETVDARGRTSFYEQYGVIRDVLQNHLTEALMFLTMELPANVSRAEEVLQCKLQAFQSLRGLEKSSAVLGQYQAYASQVQDELQKAQDYISTTPTFAGVLVHSDNLRWEGVPFLLTSGKALDERVGYVRVLFKNRAYCTQSETLRDAGHSQCKTKQIVFYIGHGALNTPAVLVSRNLFRPVMPEGSWREAVGQADLHIFGQPLSDYYMYRPVKERDAYSVLISNIYHGRKDFFITTENLLASWAFWTPLLDSISYQPLRLYPGGVENQHLLDFEMVSGEVAFTVAEPVELLNPNRLMPSDYRTIQSKFRQSPLVSAWSEDLISQLASDIEKTARRTVAHSGQFHLALSGGSSPVVLFQRLARHHYAFPWKHTHIWLVDERCVPLTDTESNFFSLHNHLLQNVRVPYFNVHPMPVHLNQRLCVEEDRGTELYAKEIVALVANASFDLVLLGVGSDGHTASLFPRSDNGLEGAQAVVLTESPVKPHQRMSLSLPLINKARQVFVLVLGKGKHDITTLLSRVGHEPRKWPVSGVSPSSGQLVWYVDYEALLG; encoded by the exons ATGCTGAGAAGAGTCCTGTGTGCAGTGTTGTTCATGGGAACCTTGCCGTCACTGGCCGAGGGATCCCAGGGCCACATCTCAGTGGTCTTGCTGGGAGCCACAGGCGATTTGGCCAAGAAGTACTTGTGGCAGGGCCTGTTCCAGCTCTACATGGACCAAGTGAGCAGTGGCCACAGCTTCACGTTCCACGGGGCTGCACTGACAGCTCTGGAGCCGGGGCAGAGGCTGATGTTTGATGTGCTGAAGAACCTGGCCTGTCCCCCAGATGAAGCTCCCAACAGATGTGCCGTGCTCAAGGACCAATTCCTGAAGCTGAGCCAATACCACCAGCTGAAGACTGCCGAAAACTACACGGCGCTGAACAGAGAGATCGAGACGCTGCTTCGCCAGGAGGGGCTGAAGGAGGCTGGAAGGATCTTCTACTTCTCAGTACCACCGTTTGCCTACACAGAGATCGCCCGCCACATCAACAGCAGCTGCAGACcgccgccgggagcctggctgcgCGTGGTGCTGGAGAAACCCTTTGGCCATGACCTGGAGTCCGCCCAGCAGCTGGCGGCCGAGCTGACAAGCTTCTTCAGGGAAGAGGAGATGTACCGGGTGGACCACTACCTTGGCAAACAG GCCGTAGCCCATATCCTGCCTTTTCGAGATCAGAACCGACAGTTTCTGGATCCAATTTGGAACCGACAGCATGTGGAAAGAGTGGAGATTGTCCTGAAAGAGACTGTGGATGCTAGAG gccGCACCAGCTTCTACGAGCAGTACGGAGTCATCCGGGACGTGCTGCAGAACCATCTCACGGAGGCCCTGATGTTCCTGACCATGGAGCTCCCAGCCAACGTGAGCAGGGCCGAGGAGGTTTTGCAGTGCAAGCTGCAGGCCTTCCAGTCCTTGCGGGGCCTGGAGAAAAGCAGCGCCGTGTTGGGTCAGTACCAGGCGTACGCCAGCCAAGTGCAGGACGAACTGCAGAAGGCACAAGACTACATCAGCACAACACCAACCTTTGCAG GTGTGCTGGTTCACAGTGACAACCTGCGCTGGGAAGGGGTCCCTTTCCTCCTCACTTCTGGGAAAGCTCTGGATGAACGGGTAGGTTATGTCCGTGTTCTCTTCAAGAACCGGGCCTACTGCACCCAGAGTGAGACTCTGAGGGACGCGGGGCACAGCCAGTGTAAAACCAAGCAGATCGTCTTCTACATCGGGCACGGCGCACTCAACACCCCCGCGGTGCTTGTGAGCAGGAACCTTTTCAGGCCCGTCATGCCAGAAGGCAGCTGGAGAGAAGCAGTGGGTCAGGCAGACTTGCACATTTTTGGACAACCGTTGTCTGATTACTACATGTACAGGCCTGTGAAAGAGAGAGACGCGTATTCTGTCCTCATCTCCAACATCTACCATGGCAGGAAGGACTTCTTCATTACCACCGAGAACCTGCTGGCCTCCTGGGCGTTCTGGACACCACTCCTGGACAGCATTTCCTACCAGCCCCTGCGCCTCTACCCGGGGGGCGTGGAGAACCAGCACCTCTTAGACTTTGAAATGGTGAGTGGGGAGGTGGCATTCACGGTGGCAGAGCCAGTGGAGCTGCTGAACCCCAACAGGCTGATGCCAAGCGATTACAGGACGATCCAGTCCAAATTTCGGCAAAGTCCCTTGGTGTCAGCGTGGTCTGAGGACCTGATTTCCCAGCTGGCTTCTGACATCGAGAAGACAGCAAGGAGGACCGTGGCGCACTCTGGGCAGTTCCACCTGGCCCTCTCGGGTGGCTCAAGCCCCGTAGTCCTATTCCAGCGGCTGGCGAGACACCATTACGCCTTCCCATGGAAGCACACCCACATCTGGCTGGTAGACGAACGCTGTGTCCCTCTCACCGACACCGAATCCAACTTCTTCAGCTTGCACAACCACCTCCTCCAGAACGTCAGGGTGCCCTACTTCAACGTCCACCCCATGCCTGTGCACCTGAACCAGCGGCTCTGCGTGGAGGAGGACAGAGGCACGGAGCTGTACGCCAAGGAGATCGTGGCTCTGGTGGCCAACGCCAGCTTtgacctggtgctgctgggggtgggCAGCGATGGGCACACTGCCTCGCTCTTCCCCCGCTCCGACAACGGCTTGGAAGGGGCTCAGGCTGTGGTGCTGACTGAAAGCCCTGTCAAACCGCACCAAAGGATGAGCCTCAGCCTACCGCTCATCAACAAGGCCAGGCAggtgtttgtcctggttttggggaAGGGTAAGCACGACATCACCACGCTGCTCAGCAGAGTGGGCCACGAGCCAAGGAAGTGGCCCGTCTCGGGTGTCAGCCCCAGCTCCGGCCAGCTGGTGTGGTACGTGGACTACGAAGCTCTGCTTGGGTGA